A genomic segment from Luteolibacter ambystomatis encodes:
- a CDS encoding SDR family oxidoreductase: MSDPVPPHPHHQDYPRAVAPNVPPRRHLEGQTALVTGASSGIGRAVAVCLGQAGANVAVNYSSKEDAALEVVKEIESSGSHAFAVKADVSKEEDVLSMFDAVRAEFGTLDILVNNAGLQVDSPFIDMTLAQWQKVIDVNLTGQFLCAREAVREFKKRGVRPEISCAAGKIICMSSVHEVIPWAGHVNYASSKGGVMLMMKSIAQEVAPWRIRVNSIAPGAIRTPINTAAWDTPEHYAALMKLVPYKRIGEPVDIGRAAVWLASDDSDYVHGITLFVDGGMTLYPGFETGG; encoded by the coding sequence ATGTCGGATCCCGTCCCACCCCATCCGCATCATCAGGATTATCCCCGGGCCGTAGCACCCAATGTGCCGCCCCGGCGTCACCTCGAAGGCCAGACCGCCCTTGTCACCGGAGCCAGCTCCGGCATTGGTCGCGCGGTGGCGGTCTGTCTCGGCCAGGCCGGGGCGAATGTCGCCGTGAACTATTCGTCCAAGGAAGACGCCGCCTTGGAAGTCGTGAAGGAAATCGAATCGTCCGGTTCGCATGCCTTCGCCGTGAAGGCGGACGTTTCCAAGGAGGAGGACGTGCTGTCGATGTTCGACGCGGTCCGTGCCGAGTTCGGCACGCTGGACATCCTGGTCAACAACGCCGGACTCCAGGTGGATTCGCCGTTCATCGACATGACCTTGGCCCAGTGGCAGAAGGTCATCGACGTGAACCTCACCGGCCAGTTCCTCTGCGCCCGCGAGGCGGTGCGTGAATTCAAGAAACGCGGCGTACGTCCGGAAATCTCCTGCGCCGCCGGAAAAATCATCTGCATGAGTTCCGTTCACGAAGTGATCCCGTGGGCAGGACATGTGAACTACGCCAGTTCCAAGGGCGGCGTGATGCTGATGATGAAAAGCATCGCACAGGAGGTCGCGCCTTGGCGCATCCGTGTGAACTCGATCGCGCCCGGTGCGATCCGCACGCCGATCAACACCGCCGCGTGGGACACGCCCGAGCACTACGCCGCATTGATGAAGCTGGTGCCCTACAAGCGCATCGGCGAACCAGTGGACATAGGTCGCGCCGCCGTGTGGCTGGCCAGCGACGACTCCGACTATGTCCACGGCATCACCTTGTTCGTGGATGGCGGCATGACCCTCTACCCGGGATTTGAAACCGGAGGCTGA
- a CDS encoding zinc ribbon domain-containing protein, protein MFRPSLTEVYKQIQINHSAPDLTDVGSRIQSLETQVEHLRALNRALIEHLADQSNLSPQAFLEQLSKEHPKQEAEHTLHCPSCGTLIASDAKACYSCGMNVGTDTYILG, encoded by the coding sequence ATGTTCCGCCCGTCCCTGACGGAGGTCTACAAACAGATCCAAATCAATCATTCGGCTCCCGATCTCACCGACGTCGGCAGCCGCATCCAAAGCCTCGAAACCCAGGTCGAACATCTGCGAGCCCTGAACCGGGCCCTGATCGAACACCTCGCGGACCAATCGAACCTGTCCCCTCAGGCGTTCCTTGAACAACTCTCCAAGGAACATCCGAAACAGGAGGCCGAGCACACATTGCACTGCCCTTCCTGCGGTACGCTCATCGCAAGCGATGCCAAGGCTTGCTACTCGTGTGGCATGAATGTGGGGACGGATACCTACATTCTCGGCTGA
- the abc-f gene encoding ribosomal protection-like ABC-F family protein, which produces MKLGTRPARPYIPAVLSIHKLTKTLGGRTLFRGAEMTINWGERVALVGPNGAGKSTLFRMILGEDSQDEGTIERDEYAITGYLEQEAGDPGDETILEIAIGITPEMVNILRTMREHEAKGDHGHPDYAAAQDQFTHLNGYQLEPKAKKILAGLGYKETDFHKPAREYSGGWIMRAYLARLLVMEPDLLMLDEPTNHLDLLSLLWLQRYLRNYSGAILMISHDRDFMDELVESVVEIDPDAQKLITYTGNYGSYLEQREQRYEQQLQAYRNQQKEIEATQEFIDRFRQVTSKAAQVQSRVKQLEKLERIEKPRAPRKPFKFAFPQPQRSNQKVMELTKVSQAYGEKQIYKDLDLTLERGEKIVLVGPNGAGKSTLIKILAGVLPINGGKREVGYATKLGYYSQHRSESLNEDNTVLEEVMASCPTLREDEARSILGSFLFRRTDVEKRCGVLSGGEKSRLNLVKFLTDPPNLLLMDEPTTHLDILSIDSLVNALKSYEGTLVFISHDVHFIRTLAETTLHINNGTVTRYAGGYDYFLEKSGLNDDRGAVTA; this is translated from the coding sequence TTGAAACTTGGCACCCGGCCCGCCCGGCCCTACATCCCCGCCGTGCTCAGCATTCACAAGCTCACCAAGACCCTCGGCGGACGCACCCTGTTCCGCGGAGCCGAAATGACCATCAACTGGGGCGAACGCGTCGCCCTCGTCGGTCCGAACGGCGCCGGCAAATCGACCCTCTTCCGCATGATCCTCGGCGAGGACAGCCAGGATGAAGGCACGATCGAGCGTGACGAATACGCCATCACCGGCTACCTCGAACAGGAAGCTGGCGACCCGGGCGATGAAACCATTCTGGAGATCGCCATCGGCATCACCCCGGAAATGGTGAATATCCTCCGCACCATGCGCGAGCATGAGGCCAAGGGCGACCACGGCCACCCGGACTACGCTGCCGCCCAGGACCAGTTCACCCACCTCAACGGTTACCAGCTCGAGCCGAAGGCGAAGAAGATCCTCGCCGGCCTCGGCTACAAGGAGACGGATTTCCACAAGCCCGCCCGCGAATACTCCGGCGGCTGGATCATGCGCGCCTATCTCGCCCGCCTCCTGGTCATGGAGCCGGACCTGCTGATGCTGGACGAGCCGACGAACCACCTCGACCTGCTCTCCCTGCTCTGGCTCCAGCGCTATCTGCGGAACTACTCCGGCGCGATCCTGATGATCTCCCACGACCGCGACTTCATGGACGAGCTCGTCGAAAGCGTCGTCGAGATCGACCCGGATGCCCAGAAGCTCATCACCTACACCGGCAACTACGGCAGTTATCTCGAACAGCGCGAGCAGCGCTACGAGCAGCAGCTCCAAGCCTACCGGAACCAGCAGAAGGAAATCGAGGCAACCCAGGAGTTCATCGACCGCTTCCGCCAGGTCACGTCGAAGGCCGCACAGGTCCAGAGCCGTGTGAAACAGCTTGAGAAACTGGAGCGCATCGAAAAGCCGCGTGCTCCACGGAAGCCCTTCAAGTTCGCCTTCCCGCAGCCACAGCGTTCCAACCAGAAGGTCATGGAGCTCACCAAGGTTTCCCAAGCGTACGGTGAGAAGCAGATCTACAAGGATCTCGATCTCACCTTGGAGCGCGGCGAAAAGATCGTACTCGTCGGCCCGAACGGCGCGGGTAAATCGACCCTCATCAAGATTCTCGCCGGAGTGCTGCCGATCAACGGCGGAAAGCGCGAAGTCGGCTACGCCACCAAGCTCGGCTACTACTCGCAGCACCGCTCGGAGTCCCTCAATGAAGACAACACCGTGCTGGAAGAGGTGATGGCGTCCTGCCCGACCCTCCGCGAAGACGAAGCCCGCTCGATTCTCGGTTCCTTCCTCTTCCGCCGCACCGATGTGGAGAAGCGCTGCGGCGTTCTCTCCGGAGGTGAAAAGTCACGACTGAACCTCGTGAAGTTCCTCACCGATCCGCCGAACCTGCTGCTGATGGACGAGCCGACCACCCACTTGGACATCCTCTCCATCGACTCGCTGGTGAATGCGCTCAAGAGCTACGAGGGCACGCTGGTCTTCATCTCCCACGATGTTCACTTCATCCGCACGCTCGCGGAAACCACGCTGCACATCAACAACGGCACCGTCACCCGCTACGCCGGCGGCTACGACTACTTCCTCGAGAAGAGCGGGCTGAACGACGACCGCGGCGCGGTGACGGCGTAA
- a CDS encoding serine hydrolase domain-containing protein yields the protein MQTRREWLKLTGAGLFTTLAGCASSQAADAPAAGGLGAVATRNGAKGWALWDGHSKVASWHTDERSGSLSITKTLAGLAVTKAVSQGKMSLDEPAYHTLTEWKGDAAKQQITPRMLLQQVSGLENGGNALYRPVVQDKGKAALSLKVVNQPGTFFRYGASHWEVLAEYLNRRLGGGNALEKHLSRNVLNSIGLESPEWRSDLKGRFYLSTGTKFTVEDLGRLGRTLAKLLRGENADGFDAGVFANVTRPSNANPMFGGGLWRNVQVRRGGAHGIEVEDSIEPAPAGGFWPGACLSTRNPADLVGLIGSSGQRVFIWPSRNRVFARLGGSRTWKDRPLLETLA from the coding sequence ATGCAGACACGTCGTGAATGGCTGAAACTCACGGGGGCCGGACTTTTCACCACCTTGGCCGGATGCGCTTCCTCGCAGGCCGCAGATGCCCCTGCGGCGGGCGGTCTGGGCGCGGTGGCGACCCGCAATGGGGCCAAGGGCTGGGCGCTGTGGGACGGTCATTCCAAGGTTGCGAGCTGGCATACGGATGAACGCAGTGGCTCGCTCAGCATCACGAAGACCCTTGCCGGTCTTGCCGTGACCAAGGCGGTCTCACAGGGGAAAATGTCTCTGGATGAGCCCGCCTACCACACCCTGACCGAGTGGAAGGGCGATGCGGCCAAGCAGCAGATCACCCCGCGCATGCTGCTCCAGCAGGTCTCCGGTCTTGAGAACGGTGGGAATGCCCTCTACCGCCCGGTCGTTCAGGACAAGGGCAAGGCTGCACTCAGCCTGAAGGTGGTGAACCAACCCGGCACGTTTTTCCGCTATGGGGCTTCCCACTGGGAAGTACTGGCGGAGTATCTGAACCGCCGTCTCGGCGGCGGGAACGCTCTCGAGAAGCACCTGAGCCGCAATGTGCTCAATTCGATCGGTCTGGAATCCCCCGAATGGCGGTCGGACCTGAAGGGGCGCTTCTACCTCTCCACCGGCACGAAGTTCACCGTGGAGGACCTCGGGCGGCTCGGTCGGACCTTGGCGAAGTTGTTGCGCGGAGAGAATGCCGATGGCTTTGATGCCGGGGTGTTCGCCAATGTGACACGCCCGTCGAATGCGAATCCGATGTTCGGTGGCGGCCTGTGGAGGAATGTCCAGGTGCGGCGCGGTGGCGCGCACGGGATCGAGGTGGAGGACTCCATCGAACCGGCACCGGCAGGTGGTTTCTGGCCGGGGGCCTGCCTTTCCACGCGGAATCCGGCGGATCTGGTCGGCCTGATCGGCTCGTCCGGCCAGCGGGTGTTCATCTGGCCCTCGCGGAACCGCGTGTTCGCACGCCTTGGTGGCTCGCGGACCTGGAAGGACCGTCCGCTGCTGGAGACGCTGGCGTGA
- a CDS encoding sensor histidine kinase: MSLRKSIRWRIQAWHGLLLLTVIGGFCVTAYRLEHANLLRMTDHELELRLSALGSALTQGGGGGNGPPRGGAGPMDGRQPRGQGPRPDDGNLPAVANKPGPDDEEWLPLDDEPGMEGGPPRDDPNRNPPPKRDGRPDEHRGPAGPPPGFRNAQMNALFNPKDALPYYYVTWTRHGSLLDTSAAAPTGVIRPPADDPAFAKGIRTREGFREAFLFTPPGECLLAGISMAGIHREMNDFAWKLAGTGGSVLVAGLAIGWWIASRAMRPIAHISAAATRIAAGHFDERIRTEETESELGKLATLLDTTFQRLDTAFDEQARFTSDAAHELRTPVSIILGQAQLALSKERSPSDYKAAFEICQRAAKRMHGLIESLLQLSVLDAAPHETEVRSCDLADLARDHIHLMEVMAAEKNIRLSEDLCSSPCRGNSDQLAQIIMNLLTNAVKYSPEGAEVRVRTRLDAGGAILTISDTGPGIAAEHLPHLFERFYRADASRNRSTGGAGLGLAICKRIADAHGASLTVDSTLGRGTTFTLRMPPVR, encoded by the coding sequence ATGAGTTTGAGAAAATCCATCCGCTGGCGCATCCAGGCATGGCACGGCCTGCTGCTGCTCACCGTCATCGGTGGATTTTGTGTGACCGCCTATCGGTTGGAGCATGCGAATCTCCTGCGGATGACGGATCATGAACTGGAACTCCGCCTCTCCGCGCTCGGCTCCGCATTGACGCAGGGCGGCGGCGGAGGCAATGGTCCGCCACGGGGTGGTGCGGGTCCTATGGATGGCCGCCAGCCTCGCGGGCAAGGCCCCCGCCCCGACGATGGCAATCTTCCCGCCGTAGCCAACAAGCCCGGCCCCGACGATGAGGAATGGCTGCCTCTCGATGATGAACCGGGCATGGAGGGCGGGCCACCGCGTGACGATCCGAACCGCAACCCGCCTCCCAAGCGCGATGGCCGACCCGATGAGCACCGTGGACCTGCGGGCCCTCCGCCGGGATTCCGCAACGCCCAGATGAACGCCTTGTTCAATCCGAAGGACGCCCTCCCCTACTACTATGTGACATGGACGAGACATGGCTCGCTGCTGGATACCTCCGCCGCCGCGCCCACCGGAGTGATCCGGCCTCCCGCCGATGATCCTGCCTTCGCGAAGGGCATCCGCACCCGCGAAGGATTCCGCGAGGCTTTCCTGTTTACTCCGCCCGGCGAATGTCTGCTGGCTGGCATCTCGATGGCGGGCATCCACCGTGAGATGAACGACTTCGCCTGGAAGCTGGCGGGCACCGGCGGCAGCGTGCTCGTCGCCGGACTCGCCATCGGCTGGTGGATCGCGTCGCGGGCCATGCGCCCCATTGCCCACATCAGCGCGGCCGCCACCCGTATTGCCGCCGGTCATTTCGATGAACGCATCCGCACCGAGGAAACCGAAAGCGAACTCGGCAAGCTCGCCACCCTCTTGGACACGACCTTCCAACGCCTCGATACCGCCTTCGACGAGCAGGCCCGCTTCACCTCGGACGCCGCGCATGAACTCCGCACCCCCGTCTCGATCATCCTCGGCCAGGCCCAGCTCGCGCTTTCGAAGGAACGCAGCCCGAGCGACTACAAGGCGGCCTTCGAAATCTGCCAGCGCGCCGCGAAGCGCATGCACGGCCTGATCGAATCGCTGCTGCAACTCTCCGTCCTCGATGCCGCTCCCCACGAAACGGAAGTACGCTCCTGCGATCTGGCCGATCTGGCCCGTGATCACATCCACCTGATGGAAGTGATGGCCGCGGAGAAAAACATCCGTCTATCGGAGGATCTCTGCTCCTCCCCCTGCCGCGGCAATTCCGACCAGCTCGCGCAGATCATCATGAACCTGCTCACCAATGCGGTGAAGTACAGCCCGGAGGGCGCGGAGGTCCGCGTCCGCACCCGTCTGGATGCAGGCGGCGCGATTCTCACGATCAGCGACACCGGCCCTGGTATCGCCGCCGAGCATCTGCCGCATTTGTTCGAGCGCTTCTACCGCGCCGATGCCTCGCGCAACCGCTCCACCGGCGGCGCGGGTCTCGGGCTGGCCATCTGCAAACGTATCGCGGATGCCCACGGAGCTTCCCTCACAGTGGATAGCACGCTCGGCAGAGGCACGACCTTCACCCTGCGGATGCCGCCGGTACGGTGA
- a CDS encoding response regulator transcription factor, whose translation MRVLVVEDEPDLLGTLVQAMREEGHAVDEAADGEEALYKAVEWDYDAIILDVMLPRMDGFEVLKRLRQKKKTPVLMLTARTKVNDRIQGLDSGADDYILKPVDLDELAARVRALIRRSQGDASHLIRVGEVEVDTSARKATLGGQPVALTGREYALLEFMVSRRGKIVSRTDLYEHLHDENDTPMSNLVDVHVFNLRKKFGAAFITTLRGQGYSIEA comes from the coding sequence ATGCGAGTGCTTGTTGTTGAAGACGAACCCGACCTCCTCGGCACCCTGGTCCAGGCGATGCGCGAGGAAGGCCATGCCGTGGATGAAGCCGCCGATGGCGAGGAGGCCCTCTACAAGGCGGTCGAATGGGACTACGACGCCATCATCCTCGATGTGATGCTGCCCCGCATGGATGGCTTCGAGGTTCTGAAGCGCCTCCGCCAAAAGAAAAAAACGCCGGTGCTGATGCTCACCGCCCGGACCAAAGTGAACGACCGCATCCAAGGCCTCGATAGTGGAGCGGACGATTACATTCTCAAGCCGGTGGATCTGGATGAGCTGGCCGCGCGCGTCCGCGCCCTGATCCGCCGCTCGCAGGGGGATGCCAGCCACCTGATCCGCGTGGGCGAGGTGGAGGTGGACACTTCCGCGCGCAAGGCCACGCTGGGCGGGCAACCCGTGGCCCTCACCGGCCGTGAGTACGCGCTGCTGGAGTTCATGGTTTCCCGCCGCGGCAAGATCGTCAGCCGCACCGATCTCTACGAGCACCTCCACGATGAGAATGACACCCCGATGTCCAATCTCGTGGATGTCCACGTCTTCAACCTGCGGAAAAAATTCGGAGCCGCCTTCATCACCACCCTCCGCGGCCAAGGCTACAGCATCGAGGCATGA
- a CDS encoding MbnP family protein: protein MKVPSILFTAILAGLSCAEAQHRLDVEVMPCFGPAPLAFDTLGLETGTHRSVSVTRCDLLLSAAALQREDGGWIGMEKWSAYLGMREGKTRFALPNIPEGKFKRLRFHIGLSSQMNHGDPSRHAPRHPLNPLVNGMHWGWQGGYVFAALEGRWRGADGAMGGYSYHLANDEHLMTVELPVTLDLTRDQTLHLTLDLRAVLKDVEMAEDNSTTHSRPGDGLAGEICTKLSAAFSVGNISPTPSRAEVATKVNARIAEGATPYRFTYPAGFPRPDLPVDNPLTEEGVVFGRKLFHDTRLSGNGTQSCASCHIAEQGLSDPRRYSIGAFGDKGTRQAMPLFNLAWKSSYFWDGRAPTLRAQVLQPIGNPIEMHASLPQVVGRLSVDAEYRSMALAAFGSEAIDSDAVARALEQFLLTLVSADSKFDRAMRGEEVLTEEEERGARLFNTEYDPGRGRRGADCFHCHGGPMFQSMAFANNGLDAGPKDAGRSMVTGFSGDRGKFAVPTMRNIALTAPYMHDGRFATLEEVIGHYSRGVARSDTLDANLAKHPVGGIDLSPADKRALVAFLRTLTDEHFPTGK, encoded by the coding sequence GTGAAAGTTCCCTCCATCCTTTTCACCGCCATCCTCGCGGGGTTGTCCTGCGCGGAGGCCCAGCACCGGCTCGACGTGGAAGTCATGCCGTGCTTCGGCCCCGCGCCGCTCGCCTTCGACACCCTGGGTCTGGAAACCGGGACACACAGGAGTGTTTCCGTGACCCGATGTGACCTGTTGTTGTCCGCAGCCGCGTTGCAACGCGAGGATGGCGGCTGGATCGGCATGGAGAAATGGTCCGCGTATCTCGGCATGCGCGAGGGCAAGACGCGCTTCGCGCTGCCTAATATCCCGGAGGGGAAGTTCAAGCGGCTGCGGTTTCACATCGGCCTCTCGTCGCAGATGAACCATGGCGATCCCTCCCGGCATGCACCGCGGCATCCGCTCAATCCATTGGTCAATGGCATGCACTGGGGATGGCAGGGAGGTTATGTGTTCGCTGCTTTGGAAGGACGCTGGCGTGGTGCGGATGGAGCGATGGGCGGCTATTCCTATCACCTCGCGAACGACGAGCATCTGATGACGGTGGAGCTACCGGTGACGCTGGATCTCACCCGTGATCAAACGCTGCATTTGACGCTGGATCTCCGGGCCGTGCTCAAGGATGTGGAGATGGCCGAGGACAACTCGACCACGCATTCGCGTCCCGGCGATGGTCTGGCCGGTGAGATATGCACGAAGTTGTCCGCCGCGTTCAGCGTCGGGAACATTTCTCCGACACCGAGCCGTGCGGAGGTTGCGACCAAGGTGAATGCCCGCATCGCCGAGGGAGCCACACCGTATCGCTTCACCTATCCCGCCGGATTCCCGCGGCCGGATCTGCCGGTGGACAATCCTTTGACCGAGGAGGGCGTCGTGTTTGGAAGGAAGCTGTTCCATGACACGCGGCTCAGTGGCAATGGCACACAGTCCTGTGCCTCGTGCCACATCGCGGAGCAGGGGTTGAGCGATCCCCGGCGGTACAGCATCGGTGCGTTCGGTGACAAGGGCACGCGCCAGGCGATGCCGTTGTTCAATCTCGCGTGGAAGTCTTCCTATTTCTGGGACGGGCGTGCGCCGACTCTCCGGGCGCAAGTGCTCCAGCCGATCGGGAATCCGATCGAGATGCATGCGTCGCTGCCGCAGGTTGTGGGACGATTGTCCGTGGATGCCGAATATCGTTCGATGGCGCTGGCCGCGTTCGGTTCGGAAGCGATCGACAGCGATGCGGTCGCGCGGGCTCTGGAGCAATTCCTGCTGACCCTGGTATCCGCCGACTCGAAGTTCGATCGTGCGATGCGGGGAGAGGAAGTGTTGACGGAGGAGGAAGAGCGCGGCGCGCGTCTTTTCAACACGGAATACGACCCAGGCCGCGGTCGGCGCGGTGCGGACTGCTTTCACTGCCATGGCGGCCCGATGTTCCAGAGCATGGCCTTCGCGAACAACGGCCTTGATGCCGGACCGAAGGATGCTGGACGTTCGATGGTCACGGGCTTTTCGGGAGATCGCGGCAAGTTCGCGGTGCCGACGATGCGCAACATCGCGCTCACCGCGCCCTACATGCATGACGGACGCTTCGCGACGCTGGAGGAAGTGATCGGGCATTACAGCCGCGGCGTCGCCCGCAGTGACACGCTCGATGCGAACCTCGCGAAACATCCCGTGGGCGGCATCGATCTCTCCCCCGCGGACAAGCGCGCTCTCGTCGCCTTCCTCCGGACTCTAACTGATGAACATTTCCCAACAGGAAAATGA
- a CDS encoding YHYH protein, which yields MKTLSTAAVFGLTVLAARADPQLTSWITAYSSKYARIHRTDAEKLAGTTYTTWTNTRNIQSLPVYCGIQTITYSSGWIYFNTSDLAPYTMGPWYDNAARTTEFVNLPVNQNLNYRIPRTSTLPTPPATKTSTKGMEDSIGFYVDGVSMFDPTDGFTYSGGAEASPGTGQWHRDAYFNESITFDPGNTHQQNTGKYHNHANPIALRYLLGDHVDFNSATKTYSESTAAPVKHSPIIGWMRDGYPVYGPNGYSSALDSSSGIRRMTGGFVKRDGTTTGVDNITTTGRSLPTWATRNNGGISATGPTVSTTYPLGRYNEDWAYLGDLYKSGSTKYAQGVDFDLNEYNVRYCVTPEFPGGTYAYFLCLNAAGVPQFPYNSTLYFFGNPTGGTATAAETVTSYFNNGGANLVEKASVPTTNSGNGNVTLTWTSVEGGTYKVEASDDLAAWATLTSTQAATSASTTTSYVEAGAATAHPKRFYRVSRAALASYDGGTGTGTGGGTGTEGISTVSPTSGNRGTQVTLTVTLNTSYNPAPPPTNVQPTSATLAKTGATTITATSYTRNTTTGIVTLVFTIPANATTGTYTVNSTFGPNTWSLANGFTVK from the coding sequence ATGAAGACACTTTCCACCGCAGCTGTTTTCGGACTCACCGTTCTGGCCGCTCGGGCCGATCCGCAGCTCACCTCATGGATCACGGCGTATTCCTCGAAATACGCCCGCATCCATCGCACGGATGCAGAAAAGCTCGCGGGCACGACCTACACCACCTGGACGAATACCCGGAACATCCAGAGCCTGCCGGTCTATTGCGGCATCCAGACCATCACCTATTCCTCGGGCTGGATCTATTTCAATACCTCCGATCTCGCGCCCTACACGATGGGGCCATGGTACGACAACGCGGCACGCACCACCGAATTCGTCAACCTGCCGGTGAACCAGAATCTGAACTACCGGATTCCCCGTACTTCCACGCTGCCCACGCCGCCCGCCACGAAGACCTCCACCAAGGGGATGGAGGATTCGATCGGGTTCTATGTGGACGGGGTGTCGATGTTCGATCCCACGGACGGCTTCACCTACTCCGGTGGCGCCGAGGCCAGTCCCGGTACCGGCCAGTGGCACCGCGATGCCTACTTCAACGAGAGCATCACCTTCGATCCCGGCAACACCCACCAGCAAAACACGGGCAAGTATCACAACCACGCCAATCCGATCGCGCTTCGTTATTTGCTCGGCGATCACGTGGATTTCAACTCCGCGACCAAGACCTACAGCGAATCCACCGCCGCACCTGTGAAGCACTCTCCGATCATCGGCTGGATGCGGGATGGCTACCCGGTTTACGGGCCGAACGGCTATTCAAGTGCGCTGGATTCCAGCAGCGGCATCCGCCGGATGACCGGTGGCTTCGTCAAACGGGATGGTACCACCACCGGCGTGGACAACATCACCACGACGGGCCGCTCGCTTCCCACCTGGGCCACCCGCAACAATGGTGGCATCTCCGCTACCGGGCCGACCGTTTCCACCACCTATCCGCTCGGCCGCTACAATGAGGACTGGGCGTATCTGGGAGATCTCTACAAGTCCGGCTCCACGAAATACGCGCAAGGCGTCGATTTCGACCTGAACGAATACAATGTCCGCTACTGCGTGACGCCGGAGTTCCCCGGCGGCACCTACGCCTACTTCCTGTGCCTGAATGCGGCCGGAGTCCCACAATTCCCCTACAACTCGACGCTCTACTTCTTTGGAAATCCCACCGGTGGCACCGCGACCGCAGCGGAAACCGTGACCTCCTATTTCAACAACGGCGGAGCGAATCTGGTGGAGAAAGCCTCCGTGCCCACGACCAACAGCGGCAATGGCAATGTCACGCTCACCTGGACCAGCGTGGAAGGCGGAACCTACAAGGTGGAGGCCAGCGACGACCTTGCGGCTTGGGCGACCCTGACCTCCACCCAGGCGGCGACCAGCGCCAGCACGACCACCAGCTACGTGGAAGCCGGAGCCGCCACCGCTCATCCGAAGCGTTTCTATCGCGTCAGCCGCGCCGCGCTGGCCAGCTATGACGGTGGCACGGGAACCGGCACCGGTGGAGGCACCGGCACCGAAGGCATCTCCACGGTGAGCCCCACCAGCGGCAATCGCGGCACCCAGGTCACGCTGACGGTGACCCTCAATACCTCTTACAATCCGGCTCCGCCTCCGACCAACGTACAGCCGACTTCGGCAACGCTGGCCAAAACCGGCGCCACCACCATCACGGCCACCAGCTACACCCGGAACACCACCACCGGCATTGTGACCCTGGTCTTCACCATCCCCGCCAATGCCACCACCGGCACCTACACCGTGAACTCCACATTCGGCCCGAATACCTGGTCGTTGGCCAATGGATTCACGGTGAAGTGA
- the truA gene encoding tRNA pseudouridine(38-40) synthase TruA codes for MSALKFKLTIAFDGSAYQGWQSQKSGRGVQDQVEAALARLFPSAPGVQGSSRTDAGVHALGMTAHFEVRRVEFRMPARHLVLAINACLPEDIRVLSAAKAPAEFNARFDTTGKQYRYEVWNHTVMNPLERARAWHVPRPLDLAAMREAAAHFVGRHDFRSFTANRGDVLEDAVRTLSRCEVRRTGARITFIIEGEGFLYKMCRGIVGTLVQIGYGKYPPAEVKEMLAREDRRVAGMNAPAHGLVLWKVFYPRTQVRSRP; via the coding sequence GTGTCCGCCCTGAAGTTCAAACTCACGATCGCCTTCGACGGCTCCGCCTACCAGGGCTGGCAGTCGCAGAAATCAGGACGGGGGGTGCAGGACCAGGTTGAGGCGGCTTTGGCGCGCCTGTTTCCAAGCGCACCGGGAGTACAGGGATCCAGCCGTACGGATGCGGGCGTGCATGCGCTTGGCATGACCGCGCATTTCGAAGTGCGGCGTGTGGAATTCCGGATGCCGGCGCGGCATCTGGTGTTGGCGATCAACGCATGCCTGCCAGAGGACATCCGTGTGTTGTCCGCGGCAAAGGCCCCTGCGGAGTTCAACGCGCGTTTCGATACGACCGGAAAGCAGTACCGTTACGAAGTGTGGAATCATACGGTGATGAATCCGCTGGAGCGCGCACGCGCCTGGCATGTGCCGCGTCCACTCGACCTGGCGGCGATGCGGGAGGCGGCCGCGCATTTCGTGGGGCGGCATGATTTCCGCTCCTTCACCGCGAACCGCGGTGACGTGCTGGAAGATGCGGTGAGAACCTTGAGCCGCTGCGAGGTGCGGCGGACGGGAGCGCGGATCACCTTCATCATCGAGGGCGAGGGATTTCTCTACAAGATGTGCCGCGGCATTGTCGGTACGCTGGTGCAGATCGGCTATGGCAAGTATCCGCCTGCCGAGGTGAAGGAGATGCTCGCCCGGGAGGACCGGCGGGTGGCCGGGATGAATGCTCCCGCGCACGGGCTGGTCCTGTGGAAGGTGTTTTATCCGCGGACTCAAGTACGATCCCGCCCGTAG